A region from the Lysobacter antibioticus genome encodes:
- a CDS encoding GNAT family N-acetyltransferase: MSAMTVATSVFSDSAAAVRVLPVDAALAPSVRALQVAPEQLPFVGDTAFNLADTWRDPNSEAMAILADDRVVGFYRLDFSVQAIAGRSLGEPGVGLRAYMIDRARQGRGYGTRAIAACRDDLCLRHPQRRLLALTVNVRNRPAISAYLKAGFVDTGELFHGGNAGPQHLMLLRLIPSSPDPTSP, from the coding sequence ATGTCGGCCATGACCGTGGCGACCTCCGTTTTCAGCGATTCCGCGGCCGCCGTGCGCGTGCTGCCGGTGGACGCGGCGCTGGCGCCGTCGGTGCGCGCGCTGCAGGTCGCCCCCGAGCAACTGCCCTTCGTCGGCGACACCGCCTTCAACCTGGCCGACACCTGGCGCGACCCGAACAGCGAGGCGATGGCGATACTGGCCGACGACCGCGTGGTCGGCTTCTACCGGCTCGACTTCAGCGTCCAGGCGATCGCCGGGCGCTCGCTCGGCGAACCCGGCGTGGGCCTGCGCGCCTACATGATCGACCGAGCCCGGCAAGGCCGCGGTTACGGCACGCGCGCCATCGCCGCCTGCCGCGACGACCTGTGCTTGCGTCATCCGCAGCGCCGCCTGCTCGCCTTGACCGTCAACGTGCGCAACCGGCCGGCGATCTCGGCTTATCTCAAGGCCGGCTTCGTCGACACCGGCGAGTTGTTCCACGGCGGCAACGCCGGCCCGCAGCACCTGATGCTGCTGCGTCTGATTCCTTCTTCCCCCGACCCGACCTCGCCATGA
- a CDS encoding exodeoxyribonuclease III, which yields MRIISFNANGLRSATTKGFFDWFKTQNADVLCVQETKAQEHQLAGPAFLPDGYRAYFRDATTKKGYSGVAIYSRREPDEVRTALGWAPFDEEGRYIEARFGNLSVVSFYIPSGSSGELRQGFKFEVMEWLKPILDQWLASGRDYVLCGDWNIVRTRLDIKNWSSNQKNSGCLPPERDWLNGVCMDESGWVDAYRSLNAEGQDYTWWSNRGAARANDVGWRIDYQFATPSLRDRLRGCSILREPRFSDHAPFSVDYDL from the coding sequence ATGCGCATCATCAGCTTCAACGCCAACGGTCTGCGCTCGGCCACGACCAAAGGCTTCTTCGACTGGTTCAAGACCCAGAACGCGGACGTGCTCTGCGTCCAGGAGACTAAGGCCCAGGAGCACCAGTTGGCCGGGCCGGCCTTCCTGCCCGACGGCTACCGCGCCTATTTCCGCGACGCCACCACCAAGAAGGGCTACAGCGGCGTGGCGATCTACAGCCGGCGCGAGCCCGACGAGGTCCGCACCGCCCTGGGCTGGGCGCCGTTCGACGAAGAAGGCCGCTACATCGAGGCGCGCTTCGGCAACCTCAGCGTAGTCTCGTTCTACATCCCGTCCGGGTCGTCCGGCGAGCTGCGCCAGGGTTTCAAGTTCGAGGTCATGGAATGGCTGAAGCCCATCCTCGACCAATGGCTGGCGAGCGGCCGCGACTACGTCCTGTGCGGCGACTGGAACATCGTCCGCACCCGCCTCGACATCAAGAACTGGAGCTCGAACCAGAAGAACTCCGGCTGCCTGCCGCCGGAGCGCGACTGGCTCAACGGCGTGTGCATGGACGAAAGCGGCTGGGTCGACGCCTATCGCAGCTTGAACGCCGAGGGCCAGGACTACACCTGGTGGAGCAACCGCGGCGCCGCGCGCGCCAACGACGTCGGTTGGCGCATCGATTACCAGTTCGCCACCCCGAGTCTGCGCGACCGCCTGCGCGGCTGCTCGATCCTGAGAGAACCGCGCTTCTCCGACCACGCGCCTTTCAGCGTCGACTATGACCTCTGA